GGGCTCTACCTGTATATGAAAAAAGCAGAAATGGCATAAAAGACTTTTTTCAAATGGATTTTTCAAAAAACATTAAAATTTCTTTACCATTTACCTTTATAGTAAAAAAGATAGAAATTTTAGTGTTATAATAATCATTAAAAACGTATTGCTGGCTCAAAACAATTTTCAATGGAGGAACATACAAAGTGACAGACGATATGACGAAAAACAATATAAATCAGCAAAACTTACAGAGGGGCCTGAAAAACAGGCACATCCAGCTCATCGCCATCGGCGGGGCGATTGGGACGGGGTTATTTCTCGGCTCAGGAAAATCGATTCATTTTGCCGGCCCTTCGATTTTATTCGCCTACTTGATCACAGGGATCATTTGTTTTTTAATTATGAGATCTCTCGGTGAACTGCTGTTATCGAATTTGAACTATCACTCTTTTGTTGATTTTGTACAAGACTATCTAGGCGATATGGCAGCCTTTATCACCGGCTGGACATACTGGTTCTGCTGGATTTCCATCGCGATGGCTGATTTGACAGCCGTCGGGCTTTACACTCAATATTGGCTCCCCGGTGTCCCGCAATGGGTGCCCGGCTTAATCGCTCTGATTGTTTTATTGATTATGAATCTGGCAACCGTCAAGCTTTTTGGAGAATTAGAATTTTGGTTTGCGTTAATTAAAGTCATTGCCATTTTGGCGCTGATCGCTATTGGTCTTGTGATGATCTTCAAAGGGTTTCCCACTAGCTCAGGGGCCTCCAGTTTCACAAATCTATGGAGCCACGGAGGGATGTTCCCGAATGGAATGCACGGGTTTATCCTCTCGTTCCAGATGGTTGTGTTTGCCTTTGTCGGCATTGAGCTGGTCGGACTTACAGCTGGTGAAACAGAGAACCCTGAAAAAGTCATTCCTAAGGCGATTAACAATATCCCAATCCGGGTGTTGCTTTTCTATATCGGAGCTCTTCTTGTGATTATGAGCATCTATCCTTGGAATGTCATCAATCCGAGCGAAAGCCCGTTCGTACAAGTATTTGTCGCGGTTGGCATCGTCGCGGCAGCAAGTATTATCAACTTTGTTGTTTTGACATCCGCTGCTTCTGCATGCAACAGCGCTGTGTTCAGTACAAGCCGCATGATGTATTCCCTGGCGAAAGATAGCAACGCGCCGGAATCAATGGCGAAACTGACTCCGCGCAAAGTACCTAGAAATGCGTTGTTCTTTTCAGGTATCGTGATTTTAATCGGTGTCACGCTAAACTACATCATGCCAGAAGGCGTATTCACCTTGATCACAAGCATTTCAACCGTCTGCTTTATCTATATTTGGGGCATTACGGTCATCTGCCATATGAAATACCGAAAAACAAGACCTGAATTAGCGAAAACAAACAAGTTTAAACTTCCGCTTTACCCGTTCGCAAATTACCTGATTCTTGCGTTCCTGGCGTTTATCATTGTTGTTTTAGCATTAGCTCAAGACACTCGGGTTTCCTTATTTGTTACGCCGGTTTGGTTTATTTTGCTGATTGTAATTTATAAAGTGCGAAAAGCAAAACTTCAATAAGACTCGCGTCTCCTGCCTCAAATATGAGAGCAGGAGTTTTTTTGATGAAAAATATACCAAATGACCTTCGCTTTCGCATGTGAAGTTATGCTATAGTGTGTGTAACAAACAAGAAGGGATGATGGGTGGACAATGATTAACTAATCTTATTTTTACGTTTGAAATCAATATTTCAAATCAGAAAAAATAGGATTAGTCTGCCCATTTTCTATATATACGCCATGGCTATTGGTGAACAACAGCTTATTTGATCATGCAACGGCGCGGCTAATCCTTCCAACACATTCGGGAGGATTTTTTGATTCTCCCTTTAAAGCGAGGGATATGAATGAAAGAGATCGTAACATTAACAAATGTCAGCTATGAAGTGATGAACCTCACTGTTTTTAAAAACGTAAATGCCAGTGTCCAGCAAGGAGATATCATTGGGATGATCGGCAAAAATGGCGCCGGGAAATCAACATTGCTGCACCTCATTCACAATGGCTTAGCCCCTTCACAGGGACAGATCCGAAGATTTCGGCAGGATTTAAAAATGACGCTGGTAGAACAGGAAACCATGTCGTATTCCTTTGCGGACCAGACGCCCGC
The Bacillus vallismortis genome window above contains:
- a CDS encoding amino acid permease; amino-acid sequence: MTDDMTKNNINQQNLQRGLKNRHIQLIAIGGAIGTGLFLGSGKSIHFAGPSILFAYLITGIICFLIMRSLGELLLSNLNYHSFVDFVQDYLGDMAAFITGWTYWFCWISIAMADLTAVGLYTQYWLPGVPQWVPGLIALIVLLIMNLATVKLFGELEFWFALIKVIAILALIAIGLVMIFKGFPTSSGASSFTNLWSHGGMFPNGMHGFILSFQMVVFAFVGIELVGLTAGETENPEKVIPKAINNIPIRVLLFYIGALLVIMSIYPWNVINPSESPFVQVFVAVGIVAAASIINFVVLTSAASACNSAVFSTSRMMYSLAKDSNAPESMAKLTPRKVPRNALFFSGIVILIGVTLNYIMPEGVFTLITSISTVCFIYIWGITVICHMKYRKTRPELAKTNKFKLPLYPFANYLILAFLAFIIVVLALAQDTRVSLFVTPVWFILLIVIYKVRKAKLQ